A single window of Micrococcaceae bacterium Sec5.1 DNA harbors:
- a CDS encoding MerR family transcriptional regulator — MDWSIQEIAKMAGTTSRTLRHYDDIGLLKPSRTGHNGYRYYDGPALVQLQRILLLRELGLGLPAIADVLARETDTVKALSGHLEWLGQEQDRLARQIASVRQTIDTLKGDGKYMAQDMFDGFDHTQYKDEVEERWGKDAYATSDAWWRGMSAEEKQQWKERSRKLGSDWISAATSGIAPDSAEAQELARRHVEWLRGIPGTPTAAPGGDVKGYVTGLGEMYVADPRFAANYGGESGATFVRDALRVYAEENL, encoded by the coding sequence ACGACATTGGGCTGCTCAAGCCAAGCCGGACCGGTCATAACGGCTACCGCTATTACGACGGTCCGGCCTTGGTGCAGCTCCAGCGGATCCTCCTGCTCAGGGAGCTTGGACTGGGTTTGCCTGCAATTGCCGACGTGCTTGCCCGGGAGACCGATACCGTCAAGGCGTTGAGCGGCCACTTGGAATGGCTTGGGCAAGAGCAGGACCGACTGGCGCGGCAAATCGCGTCGGTCCGGCAAACAATTGACACATTGAAAGGGGATGGAAAGTACATGGCACAGGACATGTTTGATGGCTTCGACCACACGCAGTACAAGGACGAGGTAGAGGAGCGCTGGGGCAAGGACGCTTACGCCACAAGTGACGCTTGGTGGCGCGGTATGAGCGCCGAAGAAAAACAGCAATGGAAGGAACGCTCCCGCAAACTCGGGAGCGACTGGATCTCCGCCGCCACGTCCGGAATTGCACCCGACAGCGCTGAAGCACAGGAACTGGCAAGGCGCCACGTCGAATGGCTCCGCGGAATCCCTGGAACCCCGACGGCGGCACCTGGCGGAGACGTGAAGGGTTATGTCACAGGCCTCGGCGAGATGTACGTTGCGGACCCCCGATTTGCCGCGAACTATGGCGGGGAGTCAGGAGCCACGTTCGTTCGGGATGCCCTGCGGGTTTACGCGGAGGAGAACCTGTAG